A genomic window from Heptranchias perlo isolate sHepPer1 chromosome 20, sHepPer1.hap1, whole genome shotgun sequence includes:
- the LOC137335936 gene encoding zinc finger protein 154-like, protein MNDAEKSPSLWKEDEVTGKQQLPELEGAALVARPAELSKERDKDTRTTEKPWKCGDCGKGFNYPSELETHRRSHTGERPFTCSVCGKGFTHSSTLLTHQRVHTGERPFKCSDCGKRFKSRNDMLSHQRVHTGERPFSCSVCGKRFTQLSSLLTHQRVHTGERPFTCSVCKKSFTQSSTLLIHQRVHSVERPFKCSDCGKSFKSKRNLLTHQHTHTGERPFTCSVCGKGFTISSELLLHHRFHTGERPFKCSDCGKRFKIRNELLKHQRTHTGERPFTRSQHKEEIHSVIHPADTPASSL, encoded by the exons atgaatgatgctgagaagagtccGAGCCtgtggaaggaagacgaggtcaccggaaagcaacagctgcccgagcttgagggagcagc tcttgtcgctcgaccagctgagtTATCGAAGGAAAGAG acaaggacacccggaccacggagaaaccgtggaaatgtggggactgtgggaagggattcaattacccgtcagagctggaaactcatcgacgcagtcacaccggggagagaccgttcacctgctccgtgtgtgggaagggattcactcattcatccacgctgctgacacaccagcgagttcacactggggagagaccttttaaatgctctgactgtgggaagagatttaaaagcagaaacgatatgctgtcacaccaacgagttcacactggggagaggccgttctcctgctctgtgtgtgggaagagattcactcagttatccagccttctgacacaccagcgagttcacactggggagaggcccttcacctgctctgtgtgtaagaagagcttcactcagtcatccaccctgctaatacaccagcgagttcactctgttgagagaccttttaaatgttctgactgtgggaagagttttaaaagcaaaaggaatctgctgacacaccaacacactcacactggggagaggccgttcacctgctctgtgtgcgggaagggattcactatttcatctgAACTGCTGTTGCACCACCgatttcacactggggagaggccttttaaatgttctgactgtgggaagagatttaaaatcagaaacgaactgctgaaacaccaacgcactcacactggggagaggccgttcacccgcTCTCAGCAtaaggaagagattcactcggtcatccaccctgctgacacaccagcgagttcactctga